A single region of the Equus przewalskii isolate Varuska chromosome 26, EquPr2, whole genome shotgun sequence genome encodes:
- the HEMGN gene encoding hemogen isoform X2, whose protein sequence is MRTQHQPCPYSHLCGCLWKSDQIAGRFCSKMDVRKDQSRLMLHQTPDSHQEESRVPEVIGTWSLRNREQLRKRKAEAQEKQSSQWQFGEKKHKRQRTGRGNQRGRKRQQKTELKAEPGSHLEKEIMEKALALTEKESEPPRSVTEALPSGASPQRVVPEKHFSAIDQESIIHQESSSEYQETVVQNHPSDICQDRAGPEDLSPKRCPETAVLQDHPSKSHHDTTEPEDLSPKMCQETAVAKALPSKTSDDVADLEGCSLEAYPKPDVPKGYALEAYQKRAELEEYDSAPGEGVAETESFLPKTQEIAVPKDLSTKTSQETAEPEQFSPKTYKEITVPNAPYHKTIQETPAPEEYPPEMYQETPGQEEYSPEIYQETPGCEDYSPEIHQETPGPEDCSPEKYQETPGCEDYSPEIYRETPGPEDCSPEKYQETPGPEDLSTKTYRNKDLSKEHFPERYQETGGPQSQDPKAHQEDAKDVSTFPQEIKERKAEEPETPAIPNIPQELHPENDVHSYVLF, encoded by the exons ATGAGGACGCAGCACCAGCCATGCCCCTACTCACACCTGTGCG gctgcttGTGGAAGTCAGACCAAATAGCAGGAAGGTTTTGCAGCAAGATGGATGTGAGAAAGGACCAGTCTCGCTTGATGCTCCATCAGACACCTGATTCTCATCAAGAAGAGAGCCGTGTTCCAG AAGTCATTGGAACTTGGAGTTTGCGAAACAGAGAgcaactcagaaaaagaaaagccgaAGCGCAAGAAAAGCAGTCTTCACAATGGCAGTTTGG agagaaaaaacacaagCGGCAGAGAACAGGAAGAGGAAATCAAAGAGGCCGAAAGAGACAACAAAAGACAGAACTGAAGGCGGAGCCTGGGTCacatttagaaaaggaaattatggAGAAAGCTCTGGCACTTACGGAGAAAGAAAGTGAACCACCTAGGAGTGTAACTGAAGCTCTCCCCTCGGGGGCCTCCCCCCAAAGAGTTGTGCCTGAGAAACATTTTTCTGCAATAGATCAAGAAAGCATTATACATCAGGAAAGCTCTTCTGAGTACCAAGAAACAGTGGTACAAAACCACCCTTCTGACATATGCCAAGACAGGGCTGGACCCGAAGACCTCTCTCCTAAAAGGTGCCCAGAAACAGCTGTTCTTCAAGACCATCCTTCCAAAAGCCACCATGATACGACCGAGCCTGAAGACCTCTCTCCCAAAATGTGCCAAGAAACAGCTGTAGCCAAAGCCCTTCCTTCTAAAACATCTGACGACGTAGCTGACCTGGAAGGATGCTCTCTTGAAGCATACCCCAAACCAGATGTTCCTAAAGGCTATGCTCTTGAAGCATACCAAAAAAGAGCTGAACTCGAGGAATACGATTCTGCACCAGGTGAAGGAGTAGCGGAGACTGAAAGCTTCCTtccaaaaacacaagaaatagcGGTGCCTAAAGACCTTTCTACAAAAACATCCCAAGAAACAGCTGAACCCGAACAATTTTCCcctaaaacatataaagaaatcacTGTCCCTAATGCCCCCTATCATAAAACAATCCAAGAAACACCAGCTCCTGAAGAATATCCACCTGAAATGTACCAAGAAACACCCGGGCAAGAAGAATACTCACCTGAAATATACCAAGAAACCCCTGGGTGTGAAGACTATTCACCTGAAATACACCAAGAAACACCTGGGCCTGAAGATTGTTCACCTGAAAAATACCAAGAAACCCCTGGGTGTGAAGACTATTCACCTGAAATATACCGAGAAACACCTGGGCCTGAAGACTGCTCACCTGAAAAATACCAAGAAACACCTGGGCCTGAAGACCTCTCTACTAAGACATATAGAAATAAGGATCTGTCTAAAGAACACTTTCCAGAACGATACCAAGAAACAGGTGGGCCCCAAAGCCAGGATCCTAAAGCACACCAGGAAGATGCTAAGGATGTTTCCACTTTTCCTCAAG AAATTAAAGAACGCAAAGCAGAAGAACCAGAGACACCAGCAATTCCAAACATTCCTCAAGAGCTTCACCCAGAAAATGACGTCCATAGTTACGTTTTGTTTTAA
- the HEMGN gene encoding hemogen isoform X3 has translation MDVRKDQSRLMLHQTPDSHQEESRVPEVIGTWSLRNREQLRKRKAEAQEKQSSQWQFGEKKHKRQRTGRGNQRGRKRQQKTELKAEPGSHLEKEIMEKALALTEKESEPPRSVTEALPSGASPQRVVPEKHFSAIDQESIIHQESSSEYQETVVQNHPSDICQDRAGPEDLSPKRCPETAVLQDHPSKSHHDTTEPEDLSPKMCQETAVAKALPSKTSDDVADLEGCSLEAYPKPDVPKGYALEAYQKRAELEEYDSAPGEGVAETESFLPKTQEIAVPKDLSTKTSQETAEPEQFSPKTYKEITVPNAPYHKTIQETPAPEEYPPEMYQETPGQEEYSPEIYQETPGCEDYSPEIHQETPGPEDCSPEKYQETPGCEDYSPEIYRETPGPEDCSPEKYQETPGPEDLSTKTYRNKDLSKEHFPERYQETGGPQSQDPKAHQEDAKDVSTFPQEIKERKAEEPETPAIPNIPQELHPENDVHSYVLF, from the exons ATGGATGTGAGAAAGGACCAGTCTCGCTTGATGCTCCATCAGACACCTGATTCTCATCAAGAAGAGAGCCGTGTTCCAG AAGTCATTGGAACTTGGAGTTTGCGAAACAGAGAgcaactcagaaaaagaaaagccgaAGCGCAAGAAAAGCAGTCTTCACAATGGCAGTTTGG agagaaaaaacacaagCGGCAGAGAACAGGAAGAGGAAATCAAAGAGGCCGAAAGAGACAACAAAAGACAGAACTGAAGGCGGAGCCTGGGTCacatttagaaaaggaaattatggAGAAAGCTCTGGCACTTACGGAGAAAGAAAGTGAACCACCTAGGAGTGTAACTGAAGCTCTCCCCTCGGGGGCCTCCCCCCAAAGAGTTGTGCCTGAGAAACATTTTTCTGCAATAGATCAAGAAAGCATTATACATCAGGAAAGCTCTTCTGAGTACCAAGAAACAGTGGTACAAAACCACCCTTCTGACATATGCCAAGACAGGGCTGGACCCGAAGACCTCTCTCCTAAAAGGTGCCCAGAAACAGCTGTTCTTCAAGACCATCCTTCCAAAAGCCACCATGATACGACCGAGCCTGAAGACCTCTCTCCCAAAATGTGCCAAGAAACAGCTGTAGCCAAAGCCCTTCCTTCTAAAACATCTGACGACGTAGCTGACCTGGAAGGATGCTCTCTTGAAGCATACCCCAAACCAGATGTTCCTAAAGGCTATGCTCTTGAAGCATACCAAAAAAGAGCTGAACTCGAGGAATACGATTCTGCACCAGGTGAAGGAGTAGCGGAGACTGAAAGCTTCCTtccaaaaacacaagaaatagcGGTGCCTAAAGACCTTTCTACAAAAACATCCCAAGAAACAGCTGAACCCGAACAATTTTCCcctaaaacatataaagaaatcacTGTCCCTAATGCCCCCTATCATAAAACAATCCAAGAAACACCAGCTCCTGAAGAATATCCACCTGAAATGTACCAAGAAACACCCGGGCAAGAAGAATACTCACCTGAAATATACCAAGAAACCCCTGGGTGTGAAGACTATTCACCTGAAATACACCAAGAAACACCTGGGCCTGAAGATTGTTCACCTGAAAAATACCAAGAAACCCCTGGGTGTGAAGACTATTCACCTGAAATATACCGAGAAACACCTGGGCCTGAAGACTGCTCACCTGAAAAATACCAAGAAACACCTGGGCCTGAAGACCTCTCTACTAAGACATATAGAAATAAGGATCTGTCTAAAGAACACTTTCCAGAACGATACCAAGAAACAGGTGGGCCCCAAAGCCAGGATCCTAAAGCACACCAGGAAGATGCTAAGGATGTTTCCACTTTTCCTCAAG AAATTAAAGAACGCAAAGCAGAAGAACCAGAGACACCAGCAATTCCAAACATTCCTCAAGAGCTTCACCCAGAAAATGACGTCCATAGTTACGTTTTGTTTTAA
- the HEMGN gene encoding hemogen isoform X1 → MLSIVIILNSQNSHERVANISSSSSSSSSSSSSSSSKALRHSLSGCADKGKSTEQPGGINKGCLWKSDQIAGRFCSKMDVRKDQSRLMLHQTPDSHQEESRVPEVIGTWSLRNREQLRKRKAEAQEKQSSQWQFGEKKHKRQRTGRGNQRGRKRQQKTELKAEPGSHLEKEIMEKALALTEKESEPPRSVTEALPSGASPQRVVPEKHFSAIDQESIIHQESSSEYQETVVQNHPSDICQDRAGPEDLSPKRCPETAVLQDHPSKSHHDTTEPEDLSPKMCQETAVAKALPSKTSDDVADLEGCSLEAYPKPDVPKGYALEAYQKRAELEEYDSAPGEGVAETESFLPKTQEIAVPKDLSTKTSQETAEPEQFSPKTYKEITVPNAPYHKTIQETPAPEEYPPEMYQETPGQEEYSPEIYQETPGCEDYSPEIHQETPGPEDCSPEKYQETPGCEDYSPEIYRETPGPEDCSPEKYQETPGPEDLSTKTYRNKDLSKEHFPERYQETGGPQSQDPKAHQEDAKDVSTFPQEIKERKAEEPETPAIPNIPQELHPENDVHSYVLF, encoded by the exons ATGCTTTCCATAGTTATCATTCTTAATTCTCAAAATAGTCATGAAAG AGTGGCTAAcatctcatcatcatcatcatcatcatcatcatcatcatcatcgtcatcatcaaaGGCTTTGAGACACTCACTATCTGGATGCGCAGACAAAGGGAAGAGTACTGAACAGCCAGGAGGCATAAATAAAG gctgcttGTGGAAGTCAGACCAAATAGCAGGAAGGTTTTGCAGCAAGATGGATGTGAGAAAGGACCAGTCTCGCTTGATGCTCCATCAGACACCTGATTCTCATCAAGAAGAGAGCCGTGTTCCAG AAGTCATTGGAACTTGGAGTTTGCGAAACAGAGAgcaactcagaaaaagaaaagccgaAGCGCAAGAAAAGCAGTCTTCACAATGGCAGTTTGG agagaaaaaacacaagCGGCAGAGAACAGGAAGAGGAAATCAAAGAGGCCGAAAGAGACAACAAAAGACAGAACTGAAGGCGGAGCCTGGGTCacatttagaaaaggaaattatggAGAAAGCTCTGGCACTTACGGAGAAAGAAAGTGAACCACCTAGGAGTGTAACTGAAGCTCTCCCCTCGGGGGCCTCCCCCCAAAGAGTTGTGCCTGAGAAACATTTTTCTGCAATAGATCAAGAAAGCATTATACATCAGGAAAGCTCTTCTGAGTACCAAGAAACAGTGGTACAAAACCACCCTTCTGACATATGCCAAGACAGGGCTGGACCCGAAGACCTCTCTCCTAAAAGGTGCCCAGAAACAGCTGTTCTTCAAGACCATCCTTCCAAAAGCCACCATGATACGACCGAGCCTGAAGACCTCTCTCCCAAAATGTGCCAAGAAACAGCTGTAGCCAAAGCCCTTCCTTCTAAAACATCTGACGACGTAGCTGACCTGGAAGGATGCTCTCTTGAAGCATACCCCAAACCAGATGTTCCTAAAGGCTATGCTCTTGAAGCATACCAAAAAAGAGCTGAACTCGAGGAATACGATTCTGCACCAGGTGAAGGAGTAGCGGAGACTGAAAGCTTCCTtccaaaaacacaagaaatagcGGTGCCTAAAGACCTTTCTACAAAAACATCCCAAGAAACAGCTGAACCCGAACAATTTTCCcctaaaacatataaagaaatcacTGTCCCTAATGCCCCCTATCATAAAACAATCCAAGAAACACCAGCTCCTGAAGAATATCCACCTGAAATGTACCAAGAAACACCCGGGCAAGAAGAATACTCACCTGAAATATACCAAGAAACCCCTGGGTGTGAAGACTATTCACCTGAAATACACCAAGAAACACCTGGGCCTGAAGATTGTTCACCTGAAAAATACCAAGAAACCCCTGGGTGTGAAGACTATTCACCTGAAATATACCGAGAAACACCTGGGCCTGAAGACTGCTCACCTGAAAAATACCAAGAAACACCTGGGCCTGAAGACCTCTCTACTAAGACATATAGAAATAAGGATCTGTCTAAAGAACACTTTCCAGAACGATACCAAGAAACAGGTGGGCCCCAAAGCCAGGATCCTAAAGCACACCAGGAAGATGCTAAGGATGTTTCCACTTTTCCTCAAG AAATTAAAGAACGCAAAGCAGAAGAACCAGAGACACCAGCAATTCCAAACATTCCTCAAGAGCTTCACCCAGAAAATGACGTCCATAGTTACGTTTTGTTTTAA